A segment of the Polyodon spathula isolate WHYD16114869_AA chromosome 1, ASM1765450v1, whole genome shotgun sequence genome:
AACATACCTAAGTGAGTAGTTATTATGCAGTACCTTGGGAAATAAACAAGTGGGTTGTACAGCTATTCCATTCTAAACCTAAACAACTATCTAAGATAATTAAGATTAAAAACAATTTACCTCTGATAAATCAGACTCACCTAAAAATAAGTTCTGGAAAACTGAAACAGCAAAATGATAATGGACTGGAATAagaatgttgtttttctgactaaaggagaaaatattattttaaggtCTTGGTTCTTACCTGTTTGATCCCAAAAGAAGAGGCAACActaatgtataaaaaatatctaatatgaagtaaggatatttaattaacaGTAATTGAATACATGTTGAAATTATAGGTTTTAATCGTgacattttctttcagtattgaAATGTTAATCATATGGAGCTGTAtccaaaaacattaattaaatggGAAGAGTgtgatttgtgttattatttacagtagccTATAGGCTAAAGTAATAAAATCCAttgggtattcatttgattttattatttgtatactgtgtactgtacagttattCTTAATGTCATGTGTACAAAGAATACAACACAGACATGGTATTTTaccaaaaaaggaaatacattttaaataaattgagtagtataataaatgtgtaagcgtgcatttatttaatttaaaccagACACAATTATCCCAGATAACCTGTCCTAGCTTTAGGGAGGAACTACAggattttatatttgtatagcaGCGGAATCTAAATGAGCAAAGACGATAATTGTAATTATCGCGATTTTTTTATCCCGCAAATATCATTTCAGAGATTTACAATATTGTCCCAACCCTATTGGAAAGTATATATTTAAGCTTATTATTAGAGAGATGATCACACAAAAAAGACTAAATTACAAAATCACaacttgttctaaattaattacaatataaaacagaaaataattggttgcataagtattcacccctttgctatggcacacctaaataagctctggtgcaaccaattgtcacataattagttaaatagagtccacctgtgtgcaattaaggtgtttcacatgatttcaggttaaatacactctgggaggtcccacagttggttagtacattacctaacaaaaactacatcatgaagacgaaggaacattcttagcaaatccagaataagtttcttcaaaagcactaatcgGGTAggctataagaacatttccaaggcattgaatatcccccggagcacagtaaagtccattattaagaaatggagagaatatggcacaactgtaaatCTCTCTAGAAcaagccgtcctcaaaaactgagtgcACTAGACAAGAAGGGCACtaatcagggaggccaccaagaggcatgTGGTaactttaaaggagttacagtcttccagagctgggaaacactgtgtatacggcaacaatagcccaggtgcttcacaaaacttgcctttatgggagagtggcaaaaagaaaccattgttgaaaaaaactcacatcaaatcttaactagagtttgccagaaggcatgtgggagactctgagacctaGTGGAAGAAGAATCGATGGTCTGaggagaccaaaatagagctttttggcctcaacgctaagtgctatgtttggcgcatgCCTAACACCGCAccgaaaacaccatccctaccatgaagcatggtgatggcagcatcatgccatggggatgctttgcgtcagggcctggaaagcttgtgaacatagagggtaaaatggatgcagcaaagtacagagagagagagacctgggacttgggagaagagtcATCTCCCAGCAGGAcagaccccaaacatacagccaaagccacactggtgtggcttaaaaacaaaaaggtcaatgtcctggagtggcccagtcaaagcccggacctcaagccaattgagaatatgtggaaagagttgaaaattgctgttcaccaaaggtccccatccaacttgactgagcttgagcaattttgcaaagaagaatggacaaaatttgtagtgtccagatgtgcaaagctggtagagacttatccaaatagacttatcatggctgtaactgctgtcaaaggtggctctactaaatattgactcaaggtggtgaatacttatacaatcagttattttctgttttgtatttgtaattaatttagaacaatttgtagattttatttttcacgttgacattatggacttttttgtaacacaataaaatgtgaaaaagtccaagggtggtgaatacttttgaaagccactgtatcttaaaatgaggcttttaaacatatttctaaatcatttgaagatatactggaatttttgttttcatttagagatatcttcaaatgatttagaaatatctttaaaaccctgattttaagatatctctaaatgacagtttagCATACCTTTTCATTCTGAGATATCTCTAATTCATTTAGAAACATCTCTAAATAATTCCTATTCATTTTAGagacatctctaaatcatttgaatatgtcttcaaatgaacaggaagccatttcaacatatctcaaaatgacttcctgtgaaaatgctctagttttgaatggacttcctgaACAAGTGAGCAAACGAGTGAGCAACGGAGATGGGAGggcagggaggggagggaagaTGGGGAGGGACGATGGGGAGGGATACATTTAGAATCAGGAGTTTTCCTTAAGTTaggcatgtatagctcacctttAAATCGTGAGCACAGTGTTGCTGCCTTTGTTATAAattctttcctgttaaaaatatactgatgGTGAGCATTTGCGTCTTACACaacaatagcattttttttattggtctaaaaggctttgtctgacctgcctggaacttgcagcatctgcaacctccaacactggtgcttcaagttcagcatctgcttccctcaaaccctgtactCTTTCCTCTGGAAGTCCAACATCCATTTTGGAGagctatgttgtgtaaaacacaagaagccaggatgatattgttaaccttctgaggagtgtactgtagtgttcccctaGAGAAATCCAAGCATTGGaatcacattttgaaatgttcgttcaattacagtacaagcacatttaaaggtatgaTTATACCTTCGACAGGGGTCTTGGGGTTGAGTAGTGGTGAAAGTAGCCGCCACTTCAGTGGATACTTGTTGTctcctatcaaccagcctctcataccgtcatcccgctgaaacgcagctgccacctgcgaattagtgaggataaacaagtcatgagcggagccaggatggtttgcatacacatttgtgatgtagctgttggcatcacagatcacacactacttgcacatTGACAGATTAGGTCCCCTTACGatttatgtagaggtgcctattctgtgttggtgcatgTACTTTAGTGGTACAAGCAAACAGTGTGCCCAGTGTGCAGTGTGTTGAGCCCATGTCAAGCGCTGACGCTAACTTGCCAAGTGGGCACAAAAACAtgtgttgctaaatcacataggcgGGCAAAGTTTGTTTGCCCACACATGCGTCTGATTCTGGTGCGCTAACAGtcagcaaaagtgtttttttacgATTGCCTTTGGGGTTTGCGAATGTTGCTAAGTAGGGCCCAGAGAGTGTACCACTCTTTAGAATAGCTACCTAATCAATAGTTAAATGGGAATGAAATATACCTGGTcaatattttcaataatttaatttTCTAAACTTATGGTGTTAGTCTTTTTGTTTATGGTCTGTAACAGCTGTTAATTGTCacttaaagttattttttctgATTCTTTAATATCAACCTTAGTAACCATCACTAGAATATTCTGActtattttaaagactttttatAACTATACATGCTTTCTCAAATGGTAGCCCCACTTGGTTGAGAGGTTTTACCTAAATCAATTCATAAATCTCTTGACACCTGCTAATTTTACAGTAGTTGCACCTCTATGTTGTAATAGACCTGATTTAGGAATTCGTCAGCCATTACAAGTGCAGAGCCACTGGAGTGCCACTACCTGTCAAATCAATATATGTGCTGTAAATGCAGTCTTCTAGATGTATTTGCTGGATGCTTTCCcagtaatagtaaaataaaaatgggagATATCCAAAGAAATTCTGTTGTTGCTGAAAAGCTGTAGGTGGCTCAGGCTGATCCAAAACTCAACCATTCTCCAAGCACATGACCTGATTAGAATCAGTCGATTGAATGGGACGGTATCAAGCAGATAGGCTAGGTCCGGATCAAGTGCTTCTTAATGGATGTCAGATTTAGTAGCCGCTAGAGGGTTCTAAACAAACGGTGTTGAAATAATCgtaaaaattactttaatagtaggttagggttaggggttgagtttagggttaggggtagacaTTAGGTTGAGGGGCAGAGGGTAGATTTAGGGGTTAggaggctagtaggtacctactggtCTATTCCTATGGGATAATTTTGCTTGATAAAGTCCCATTCAATAGGTTGATTCTAATCAGATCGGCTGCCCCAAGCATGGTGGTGAGGGGTCATTTATAGTATGCACTGCAGAGTATTTTACCCCTGTTTCATTTCTCCAAAAgtcattaccattttttttaaggCTGGGGTTCAACTCACTGTCTTTAATTACCATGTGGGTGAACTGTGTGTTGATGATGATTTTTGCCAGCCAAAAATGTCATAGAAGTTTTGTAGAGGAACGGTCTATGAATATAATAAATTGTCAAAAGTTTTgataaaaattgacattttagtACAATTAATCttcaatataaatacataattcaatAGCGACACATTATACAGACAGCATAGTTTCTAAACATTCTCTCAATTACATCTATGTAGTACATCacatgaagttaaaaaaaacttttttagtcCTCAGAAGAGTGTGGCCAGTGAGACCACAATACACCCCCTCTAGTTCCCTCCTCAGGCATGCTGTCCAGGGCACTGGGAGCTGGGGATCTATACAACCAGTGCAAGCTGGGATCATTGTGCACATCAGTTAAACACAGTTTGCAATGAACTAtctattctttatttatttatttatttatttattgtttcctgAACAGAAAGTGAAATCTGTGTTGCACCAGTTAAGAGCCAACTTGAGATCCCCAATAAACTGCCTGTGCCTAAGAGAGATTAAAACCCCCATCCTCGGAAAGCAGAGGACTAATAAGGGACTACAGGGTTATGATCAGTCTGCAAATGCATTAACTAAAATGCATAACCTTCATTCCTCATTTACAAAAGAGTAATTACCATCTGACAGGCGATCAAAAAGTATGCTCTGACACTATAATGGTATGTTTTCACTTCAAGTTGTGAAAGATTACGTGGACAAATGTGCAATATTGAATGTACAGTCTCCACTGAGTGCTGGAATCCAGGATATTCTTTGAATATCTTTCATGTCTTTTTTTCAAGACTCAGATTTATCATTCCATTGGCTACATTGATTGCAACTAAGAAAATTTCATCCCCAGGTTCTGAATCGGGGAGCATTGCTCTCAATAGGAGGGAATGTTTATGCAGTACACTCCAAAGACTGCTTGGACATCATCATTGCCCTTTTCAGTTGTTCAAAGGACACAAACATCACTACATTCCATGAACCCAGCCTTAAGAATGAGGGAACAAATCTGCAAAAGAGAACAATAGATGATAATTTAAAGAAGAATCTTATGGTTTCTCGTGCACCTTATGAATTGTATGTTAGCAGAATTAACAATTAAACCAGACATATGGGAACCAAATTGAATGAACGAAAACGTATTCAGTAGTTTTAGTTTCAGTTCCCGTCAAAGGACTGTTTTTTATCTGACAAAGGCACTGTTTTAATTACTCCATTTTCTTGGCTTGTACCAACTAGAAAATTGTCTCACTGCCTTCCAGTCAAAACATGTGTTTCATTTAACTAAATATATTCCCTTTCAGTATTTTATAGTTACGGATGATGTCTTGAATAGGTATGTTCtggtgtttgtttattagttgcCCATCTATTGTAAACTCACCCTTTATAAAAAGCTGTTGGTCCTTCTTTAGTAAACATGGTCCAGGCACAGTTGACAGCACTCTTGTATTGCCCCAGGGGAGAGTTCATGTATCTGGTCTTTACAACATCGACTGGAGAGGCAACGACTGTGGTGCAGAACCCAGCTCCAAAAGCCGAAAAGAAGTGGCAGGGTAAATTATCTAGGATacagaaaaaacatgtttaaccaCCAATCTTACTTTAGCTTTTAGCATGTGTCTTCAATAAAGAAGACAGAACATCCAGGTTACAGTGATACTCAGTTTCATATGTGTAGAATAAAGTCTAACATTTTGgctaaaatatgtataaagtgTGAATAATACATTCACTCACCTGTCAACAGTTTGTACTTGAGGATTGTCTCCTTAATGATGTCATAAGTTACAAGCTCTGCGGCGTTAACAATGGCATTTCTGGTGATGTTTGGTAGAGtgcctgaaagaaaaaaagacccTCTTagtatttcagtttattttaaaaaataagcatgtGTTGTTACAGTCATGGCATacattgattcatttatttaaaatcctaACACTAGCCATAGTTTGGATGAAGAGACCCTTAGAGGTGTTCCTATGCACGAAGAATATGGTTATGCCAAACTGGTCTGCAAGTAAATCCCACAAATTAGTCTATAGCATCTACCCATTCCTGCTCTCGCAAACCATATAAGCAACACGTAAGGCAGAATCTCAACAAACATGCATGGTAACTCCTAACAACATTTTGGTTGCCTTATATTACACTTACATTGCAGCAATATTTCTCATGTTAGAATAATCATCATGTAACCTCACACTGCCACTTCCAATCACAATACAGTGGgtgtgttaagtaactgagccGCCCAGTGAAAGAATTCACTTAACGGCATGTTCAGTTCCGCTCGTCCTGAGCAGCTCAGCGCGACAGAGCTGATTTCATCGGTGATCTGAGTGAGCGGGAATGttcttgctttgaaatgctcagttacttaacacacTCACAATAACAATACAGTGTGTAATAAATAGCCTTACCAATATCTAAAGTAATAGTACTTGAATAGTTCCTTGCCGTTTTGTCCCATGCTAAAAAGCTATTTACCTTTCCAAAGTCCTTGAATCCCCTCTTGCCTGAAAATGGCTTTGTAGGCCTGCATGGTTCCCTTGTACCTCCTCTCAACACCTTTAAGGGTCAACTGAGCTTGAAACCTGACTTTCACCACGTCTGTGGGCTGGGCAACAGACACTGCCATTGCACCAGTGGTGCAGCCTGCCAGGATCCTGATTCCAACTCCAGCACCTATGGGAAACCCATCCACACGTGGTTATGAGAAATTgagatataaaaaacaaacaaacaaaaaatgatttttttctttttaattttcttaagaAAAAAGTCTAAAAGGACCTATTACTGCCTATGAATCATGTTTCACTGTCTATACTGTTCTTCTTTACACATTACTCTAATTGTTATGCTAAATATGTATCTTCCGCCCTTCCATAATATCTAGTACTCTGTAATgttagcttttatatatatatatatatatatatatatatatatatatatatatatatatatatatatatatatatatatatatgctgttcaTATCGGGTTCTACAGGTTtaacaaagggttaatgttgGAACTTACTTTCTTTCCCATTGGAGTAGAACTGCTTGACTGAGTCATAGAGGCCAATGCGGATTGATGCAAAGGCCATCTGCCTCTGTAGTCCAGCTACTAATCCATTATAGAGACTCCTCGGACCTTCTGTTTTAACCATGGTGGCAATGGTCCCAAACACTCCACTGTATCGGATGTTCTTAGCGGCTTCAACAGCTGCCTTCTCACCTTGAATCTGAAATAGAAAGCTAACTCATTAAGCAGTGCCAGAAGAGGGGGAAAAACACATCCAATGGTTGGGTCCATAACTAGAAACTGTTTCAGTCTGCAAGTGACTTATACCAAATTTATCACTGAACTACACCTTTATAAACTTGTGTGTGCTTGTGCTAAACACTGTAGGTGTTTTTAGACCATCTCCTTCGTATTCAGTATTAATAGGTCACTGACGTTTCAGGTAGTAGTGTTACCTGTAATCTGACTTTAGCTGTGTCCAGTGGGAAAGTGAAGAGATCTGCTATACAGGCAGCAGTTCCAGCACTGAGGAACTTCACACCTGGAGTAGGGGGCACATCCGAGGGTTTCAATCCAACCATCTTGAAAGTGTTAGAGGGAGGAGAGCTCTGAAATCAAGACGGACTTGATAAATATCTAGGGTGTTCTAAAATGTTCTTTAACTTACACCTATCTGGCTGTGTTTCTGAACATTTGAGAACAGATGTAGCAAGCTTTTTGCTCCAGGACTATTTCCCCagttatttttctaaaataatttaaaactgcCTGCAGATAACTAACAAACAAGTCAAGACATTAACATATACACTATAGAGGCAAAACGACTTACAATTTCAGATCAGTGGTACATTTTGCATTCATATATTTTGGAGAATCCACTATAGTGCTAAGTAACTTAAAACTGTTCTTAATTTAAGCAAACAAACTTTTGGACAGGGAACCCATAATTGTTTTTCAGAAGAAATAATGAACAACAGTAATACGGTATAACTATTGTAAACCAACAATTATAGTTATTAACTTATCAAACAACAATCaacaatattataaatattttcattACAAAACACTCTGAATGcctcattttatttaatgtattttaattcagcaaCATGTAATATTAGACTACTGTACAAAATACATGACtattcccataaaaaaaaaaaaaaaaaaaaaaaatatatatatatatatatatatatatatatatatatatatatatatatatatatatatatatatatatatattgtaatgaataaacatacattaaaaaaatgtaacaaaaaatatttcacagtAAAGCACACTTACATTAAAAAAGTCCAATGGATTCAAACTGTTTTTACTGGAATGTTATCAAGCTCAGGTGATCCTCCCAGACACTGAAGTGAAGTACCAGTTACTTGTCTTAACTTCTTTTATAACAGTTTCCATCATGACGTTGTATTGCATTATTCGGGGCTGTCCTCCAGTAAGTATAGCACAGGGTATCCAGAGTCCAGTCTTTTGTTTGGCTCAGCTTTCTCAATAATTATTAACTgttgcttgttcttttttttttcttggtctgTTATTTGTGGTCAGAAAAGATTGACAGGTAGTCTTACTGACGTCATTGTTAATTCATTGATCGCTGCTTTGGCAAATCAACAGTGCTTAATATACAGTttataggtttaaaaaaacaatgtttgtatgatgcataaatatattctattaaaaccacaatattaaaatatgcacattgcagggttctgaaaaattatgtaagtaaaaaaagaaatcatcagcaggctataaataaaaaatatgatatgAGGATAAAATCGTAGTGATAATTTTATAAAAACTCATGAAAATGGTTGAGTTGATAATACCATTTCTGGCAATAATTGTGAACTTTAAATGTCTCACCAGTTATCGTTTTCATCATTaactataattatattatattacatttattatacttttatttgatcaagtaaacgTTTAATTATGTGCCAGAAAATCTTTCTACATCATTTCATCATTTGGTTTTGTCACCAGCTGTAGAGGCTCACCCCAGCACAGCCAATGATAGAGggggtgtgcaaaaaaaaaaaaaaaaaaaaacatgaaccaaTCAGAATGTGGGAAAGAGACAAGAAGAGCAGGGAATGCCAGGCACAGCAGCAAAACAACACTGCTCGGTCTGAATACAAATTGAAAGTAAGCGAATTGAGCAAGCACTGGTTGCACTGCTGGGAAGGTACATACGGTTTTTGGTAAACTGAAAATGGTAGTACCCTGTCTATAATATTAAACTAACCGCactgttaataatattattatacttGTTACAATAAGATGATGTTTAAGCTTGTACAGTATTAGTACtttaaaagttttctggaaataaatacagtgaaacgTATTTATTCAGCATTTGCATAAAAACAGCTATTTATGACTATACATAACACAAATACATATAGTACATGGTTGTTTAATATGCATTCCTACAGAAAGCCTTAATTAAATACGAAATTGCATCTGAATTCAAGAGGTATTTCAGAGACTTTTCTCATCACTGGTTTTATGACATCAAAAAAGGgtcatttgtttaaaaagaacacaacatATCCACGATACAAACATGAGAATTGTCAGCAATATCGCACATGGTATAGCTGTGTGGTCCAATCCCGCTGAGTCTGCCCAGCCAACTGTCCCTTATTTTCCTGTGCGttgtaaggttttatataaattataataatgatatGTGCCACTTTAAATGGTAAATAAGTGAGAAATTATTGAAGCTCTGAACATTGTgcgattttcctgtgtttaatgtaaggctTTGCAAACTCTTGCCTAGTATAGCCCAAACCTGTGAATCATGTAACTTTGTATGTAGACAAACCCCCACCCATGTGTCTCAAGATAAGTGAGCTGATTCAACAAGACCAAGATGAACTGGCATAACCATGGGTCCCGTCTTTGTTTTTTCACAATATGTGATTGCCTCAATGACTGTTTCTTCATATATATTTGAAACCAGAAATGTAACTTTTGACTTCTGATTAAATGATGCAATAGAATCATAAAACTGCACCTCCTATTGAAGGGGATCGACTCTGCTTGCTCTGCTATTGGAAAGAATTACTATGTTACACCTCTTTTGGGTGGAACACCATGCCCTGTGGGAGGCAACCTGCCCAGCATATCAATGCCTGTAACTATTTTTTCGGGGCTTGAATACCACCTGCCAATATCTGTAGGTTTACCTGCAGCTTTGTTACTCAGAAAACGACACCTACACTGACACCAGCTTATAAAACTACATCTACACTGACACCAGCTCAGAAAACTACATCTACACTGACACCAGCTCAGAAAACTACATCTACACTGATACCAGCTCAGAAAACTACATCTACACTGATACCAGCTCAGAAAACTACATCTACACTGATACCAGCTCAGAAAACTACATCTACACTAACACCAGCTCAGAAAACTACATCTACACTGATACCAGCTTATAAAACTACATCTACACTGACGCCAGCTCAGAAAACTACATCTACACTGATACCAGCTCAGAAAACTACATCTACACTGATACCAGCTCAGAAAACTACATCTACACTGATACCAGCTCAGAAAACTACATCTACACTAACACCAGCTCAGAAAACTACATCTA
Coding sequences within it:
- the LOC121320985 gene encoding mitochondrial uncoupling protein 2-like, which gives rise to MVGLKPSDVPPTPGVKFLSAGTAACIADLFTFPLDTAKVRLQIQGEKAAVEAAKNIRYSGVFGTIATMVKTEGPRSLYNGLVAGLQRQMAFASIRIGLYDSVKQFYSNGKESAGVGIRILAGCTTGAMAVSVAQPTDVVKVRFQAQLTLKGVERRYKGTMQAYKAIFRQEGIQGLWKGTLPNITRNAIVNAAELVTYDIIKETILKYKLLTDNLPCHFFSAFGAGFCTTVVASPVDVVKTRYMNSPLGQYKSAVNCAWTMFTKEGPTAFYKGFVPSFLRLGSWNVVMFVSFEQLKRAMMMSKQSLECTA